In one window of Falco cherrug isolate bFalChe1 chromosome 12, bFalChe1.pri, whole genome shotgun sequence DNA:
- the SAMD13 gene encoding sterile alpha motif domain-containing protein 13, protein MLTVDMENKENGSLDVKNSVENGRPPDPADWAVTDVVNYFRTAGFEEQANAFQEQEIDGKSLLLMTRNDVLTGLSLKLGPALKIYEYHVKPLQTQHLKNNSL, encoded by the exons ATGCTAACTGTTGAcatggaaaacaaggaaaatggcTCTCTGGATGTCAAAAA TTCAGTAGAGAATGGGAGACCGCCGGATCCTGCTGACTGGGCTGTTACCGATGTTGtgaattatttcagaacagCTGGATTTGAGGAGCAAGCCAATGCTTTTCAAGAACAG GAAATTGATGGCAAATCATTACTGTTGATGACAAGAAATGATGTACTGACTGGACTTTCATTAAAACTGGGGCCTGCGCTGAAAATCTATGAATATCACGTAAAACCTCTACAGACACAACATCTAAAGAACAACTCTTTATAG